In Acidobacteriota bacterium, one genomic interval encodes:
- a CDS encoding extradiol dioxygenase encodes MIIGAHMIVYSKDAEADRAFFRDTLGFASVDAGHGWLIFALPPAEAAFHPADASAEEFDKHELYLMCDDLKAEMAALAAKGVHCSEVQEARWGSITRIQLPGGGRLGLYQPKHPTALNLHSTHP; translated from the coding sequence ATGATCATTGGCGCTCACATGATTGTTTACAGCAAAGACGCAGAAGCCGATCGGGCCTTTTTCCGCGATACGCTCGGTTTTGCTTCGGTGGATGCAGGACATGGTTGGTTGATTTTTGCGCTTCCACCGGCAGAAGCCGCCTTCCATCCCGCTGATGCTTCGGCGGAGGAGTTTGACAAACACGAGCTTTACCTGATGTGCGATGACCTGAAAGCCGAGATGGCCGCTCTGGCGGCGAAGGGTGTCCATTGTTCGGAAGTGCAGGAAGCCAGATGGGGTTCGATTACCAGAATTCAGCTTCCCGGTGGAGGCCGTCTGGGACTGTATCAGCCTAAGCATCCGACCGCATTGAACCTTCATTCAACTCATCCTTGA